A window from Culex pipiens pallens isolate TS chromosome 3, TS_CPP_V2, whole genome shotgun sequence encodes these proteins:
- the LOC120412581 gene encoding citron Rho-interacting kinase, whose protein sequence is MNSSKQISARTARLNSLILGQGATLPDGSDGFDIPLETAVSREGLLDSLLVLYDECSKDVIKKKDKNVADFVTKYRPIIKETRTLRVNVADFDVKNLIGKGYFGEVHLVSERHTGEVYAMKTMRKSIVTATQIREERDIMASRRSDWLTSLQYAFQDQECLYLVMEYLPGGDLLSLMIRTGVFDEELAQFYMAELTEALHALHSIGYVHRDIKPENILLDRFGHLKLADFGNATAINKDGSVTSMTPVGTPDYIAPELLQTLSTTSRTSGNHDVTCDFWSMGIIGYEFVTESTPFHDENVNDTYSKIVAHCEGRFTKKLEYPAHVSVTSHYRDLIDRLVTKVSNRMGYAEIKRHPFFSDVNWDKLRYRIPPLIPTVSSEDDTSNFEDVDKSLKRNAFSSKPTYPISKVNDFSGQNLPFLGYTYVYEESDPAGKYRDTDEHMASARLSQKIKEQDRLIKEHNEELHRLQRDLLERDRKLATLNAHSKIYGDTKKEMENLQELLKTKTAELAAAKTDIKTLRNRLKIEEEQRLKNDATIADLLKQTYKKWEKAKQTSDQNYEKQIAERRTEIGALNDKFRNQTNELRAKVDECTQLQTMVENYKSLLKKSKDQLMADKEEYDRNHQQLVLAYDTKLAEHRQKWKSEKELRNRHEEEIRVLRSRIQEYEHTAKNNEQQNAKFVDNLKRRMTIQLEEARQVSDKMSEEMQRKCCDLKKEINKLQQEQQSVTSSANSSQRSSSLFSVAEPEFKSAHSSIQDLPATAQAEDQLRNDLQRARESEDLQRKRADGLEQVVARLEKIIDQFKASGGPSTTTTATTATTSVRVSGGGTRTSGSGGTTSQLLERQNERLEDKLSAIREQSILDKQSARTANLALWKVEKELERAKLDASILGRRVEQADERTVRVRKEKEEVEFRAKQTLETLAGREKQIEDLKVDIQQLKDELRRERYTRETADRGRLAEKAELIASTTKLVSLEERLEEAKAKANQANESARSMSSESARLERELGECQEELNDALEANKELEQKLAAVTKNFNMLKGACSITETQLTELEILLEKEQRKNKESQEKIDGLFKQLKEKDGEVSKLRQELHHERTSKTLSESKSSQLLGEYDELRNKFEDLQKQMVDQQRELIEKTTSLFEVQERIEMLNLDTSNLQKVVSNYEHEHHILKEENSKILTDLFLAKEHITKQNNDIKDYKNHINQLNHELDHVKSVLTEQKTFYSERDIKSEATLAQHKKLIDYLQSRVEESAHKKKKTLADKIFGTSGHDRKENVPPPNPIIVENTTSYKKLQDELQKERQRTNQLKEQLLRAKTDMITMQGSIRKSLNNEENEIVKEKRRSSRSPQKPHNKQPQQQPEPPKPQPTGKPHVFDMTLETPSSKNPVQLCSVCDRHILAGHPYWKCTVCARNVHRKCRSGAGEDCRGHDGDLDSLANELVEQGAGAGTSDTESLQDRASLAPSELSTAEEGATTAGGFGVSVEYKTITDDGEETEEGSEGNQYVGELLFKTKRVEPKLTINDVYDVSESVVLLGCENGLYSYNVDTSDLVPIKGITKVKSFSISQQVPKAIIIGNDGEYLYQCDLRHLQSRALAGSCLSPKLDTFVLDLSIANRTHSERWHMVRMMDEIPSQQLTDAIAIAATSSRIVILKFDTTLGRFKPVRGLDTVRPVSSVLFTKHTAIVSSDKFFEIDLTTFGAEEFLDMSDASLRDIRSCTPMAAFKINSQEFLLCFKEVGIFVDEFGNRSRPDNINWMQEPTDFKYRDSCLFLAHSDCVQVMYVSKSYTKELERKEAAEERRAFINLNAPRLLAFQDFARTCVYVSCEYRGSKEQEIIKLDGYKALQSTSPNGISNSMETLSSLASYPTTVTQSNETLDGLGKAV, encoded by the exons ATGAACAGTAGTAAACAGATTAGCGCGCGCACGGCGCGTCTCAACAGCCTGATCCTTGGCCAGGGCGCTACGCTGCCGGATGGTTCGGACGGGTTCGATATCCCGCTGGAGACGGCCGTCTCGCGGGAGGGCCTGCTGGACTCGCTGCTGGTGCTGTACGACGAGTGCAGCAAGGACGTCATCAAGAAGAAGGACAAGAATGTGGCCGACTTTGTCACCAAGT ATCGTCCCATCATCAAGGAGACCCGCACGCTCCGCGTCAACGTCGCCGACTTTGACGTCAAGAACCTGATTGGCAAGGGCTACTTCGGAGAAGTCCAC CTCGTATCGGAACGCCACACCGGCGAGGTGTACGCGATGAAGACGATGCGCAAGTCGATCGTGACGGCGACCCAGATCCGCGAGGAGCGCGACATAATGGCTTCGCGGCGCTCCGACTGGCTGACCTCGCTACAGTACGCGTTTCAG GACCAAGAATGTCTGTACCTGGTGATGGAGTACCTTCCGGGGGGTGACTTGCTGAGTCTGATGATTCGCACCGGCGTGTTTGACGAGGAGTTGGCCCAGTTTTATATGGCCGAGTTGACGGAGGCGCTGCACGCGTTGCACAGTATTGGGTATGTCCATCGGGACATTAAGCCGGAGAACATCCTGCTGGATCGGTTCGGTCACCTGAAGTTGGCCGATTTCGGGAATGCAACGGCGATCAACAAGGATGGAAGCGTGACGAGCATGACGCCGGTGGGAACGCCGGACTATATTGCGCCGGAGTTGCTGCAGACGTTGTCGACGACTTCGCGTACGAGTGGGAATCACGACGTGACGTGCGATTTCTGGTCGATGGGCATCATCGGGTACGAGTTTGTCACCGAGTCTACGCCGTTCCACGATGAGAACGTAAACGACACCTACTCGAAGATCGTGGCCCACTGCGAGGGTCGGTTCACCAAGAAGCTGGAATATCCAGCTCACGTGTCCGTGACTTCACACTATCGAGACCTGATTGATCGACTCGTGACGAAGGTCTCGAACCGGATGGGATACGCAGAAATCAAACGCCACCCGTTCTTCAGCGACGTCAACTGGGACAAACTGCGCTATCGCATTCCACCGCTCATTCCAACCGTCAGCAGCGAAGACGACACGTCCAACTTTGAGGACGTGGACAAATCCCTCAAACGGAACGCCTTCTCAAGCAAACCCACGTACCCGATCTCCAAGGTGAATGACTTCAGCGGGCAGAACTTACCCTTTCTCGGTTACACTTACGTGTACGAAGAATCCGACCCCGCCGGAAAGTATCGCGACACCGACGAACACATGGCCTCGGCCCGACTCTCCCAGAAGATCAAAGAGCAGGACCGCCTAATCAAGGAACATAACGAAGAACTCCACCGCCTACAAAGAGATCTCCTCGAGAGAGACCGCAAACTTGCCACACTAAACGCGCACAGCAAAATCTACGGCGACACCAAGAAAGAAATGGAAAATCTCCAAGAACTGCTCAAAACCAAAACCGCCGAACTCGCCGCGGCCAAAACCGACATCAAAACGCTGCGCAACCGCCTCAAAATCGAAGAAGAGCAACGCCTCAAAAACGACGCCACGATCGCCGACCTCCTCAAGCAAACCTACAAAAAGTGGGAAAAGGCCAAGCAAACCTCCGACCAAAACTACGAAAAGCAAATCGCCGAACGGCGCACCGAAATCGGCGCCCTCAACGACAAGTTCCGCAACCAAACCAACGAACTCCGCGCCAAGGTCGACGAATGCACCCAGCTCCAAACCATGGTCGAAAACTACAAATCCCTCCTGAAAAAGTCCAAAGACCAACTCATGGCCGACAAGGAAGAGTACGACCGCAACCACCAACAACTCGTCCTCGCTTACGACACCAAACTCGCCGAGCACCGCCAAAAGTGGAAATCGGAAAAAGAACTCCGCAACCGCCACGAGGAGGAAATCCGCGTCCTGCGCTCCCGCATCCAAGAGTACGAGCACACCGCCAAGAACAACGAACAGCAAAACGCCAAGTTCGTCGACAACCTGAAGCGCCGCATGACGATCCAGCTCGAGGAGGCCCGCCAGGTGTCGGACAAGATGAGCGAGGAGATGCAGCGCAAGTGCTGCGACCTGAAGAAGGAAATCAACAAACTGCAGCAGGAGCAGCAAAGTGTCACGAGCAGTGCCAACAGCAGCCAGCGCAGCAGTTCGCTGTTCAGTGTGGCCGAGCCCGAGTTCAAGAGTGCGCACTCGAGCATTCAGGACCTGCCGGCGACGGCGCAGGCGGAGGATCAGCTGCGGAACGATTTGCAGAGGGCGAG AGAAAGCGAAGATCTGCAGCGCAAACGGGCGGACGGGTTGGAGCAGGTGGTCGCTCGGCTCGAGAAGATCATCGATCAGTTCAAGGCGTCAGGTGGCCCGTCAACGACGACGACTGCGACGACCGCGACGACCAGTGTTCGGGTTAGTGGTGGCGGGACTAGAACCAGTGGAAGTGGTGGCACGACGTCGCAGCTGTTGGAGCGCCAGAACGAGCGGCTCGAGGACAAGCTGAGCGCCATCCGGGAGCAGTCGATACTGGACAAGCAGTCGGCGCGGACGGCCAATTTGGCACTGTGGAAGGTTGAGAAGGAGCTGGAGCGGGCCAAGTTGGACGCGTCGATTTTGGGACGGAGAGTGGAGCAGGCGGACGAGCGGACGGTTAGGGTGAGGAAGGAAAAGGAAGAGGTGGAGTTCCGGGCGAAGCAGACGCTGGAGACGTTGGCGGGGAGGGAGAAGCAGATTGAGGATTTGAAGGTGGACATTCAGCAGCTGAAGGATGAACTGAGACGGGAGCGGTACACGAGGGAAACCGCCGATAGGGGAAGGTTGGCGGAGAAGGCCGAGCTGATTGCGTCGACGACCAAGTTGGTGAGTTTGGAGGAGCGGTTGGAGGAAGCTAAGGCGAAGGCGAACCAGGCGAATGAGAGTGCGAGAAGCATGAGCTCGGAGAGTGCGAGATTGGAGCGGGAGTTGGGCGAGTGCCAGGAGGAGCTGAACGATGCGCTGGAAGCGAACAAGGAGCTCGAGCAGAAGTTGGCGGCTGTTACGAAGAACTTCAACATGTTGAAGGGAGCTTGCAGCATTACGGAGACTCAGCTGACGGAGCTGGAGATTCTGCTGGAGAAGGAGCAGAGGAAGAATAAGGAGAGCCAGGAGAAGATCGACGGGTTGTTCAAGCAGCTGAAGGAAAAGGATGGGGAAGTGTCGAAGCTGCGTCAGGAGTTGCACCATGAGCGGACGTCCAAAACGCTCAGCGAATCCAAGTCTTCGCAGTTGCTCGGGGAGTACGACGAGCTGCGGAACAAGTTTGAAGATCTCCAGAAACAGATGGTTGATCAACAGCGGGAACTGATCGAGAAGACAACAAGCTTATTCGAGGTGCAGGAACGCATCGAAATGCTGAATCTCGACACTTCCAACTTGCAGAAAGTCGTGTCCAACTACGAGCACGAGCATCACATCCTGAAGGAGGAAAACTCCAAAATCCTCACCGATCTCTTCCTAGCAAAGGAACACATTACCAAGCAAAACAACGACATCAAGGACTACAAGAACCACATCAACCAGCTCAACCACGAACTCGACCACGTCAAATCGGTGCTCACCGAGCAGAAAACGTTCTACTCCGAGCGGGACATCAAGTCGGAAGCGACGCTGGCCCAGCACAAGAAACTCATCGACTACCTGCAATCGCGCGTCGAAGAAAGTGCCcacaaaaagaagaaaacccTCGCGGACAAGATCTTCGGCACCAGCGGACACGACCGCAAGGAGAACGTCCCCCCGCCGAACCCAATCATCGTGGAAAACACCACCAGCTACAAGAAGCTCCAGGACGAGCTCCAGAAAGAACGCCAGCGAACCAACCAACTCAAAGAACAACTCCTGCGCGCCAAAACCGACATGATCACGATGCAAGGATCGATCCGCAAATCCCTCAATAACGAGGAAAACGAAATCGTCAAGGAGAAACGTCGCTCCAGCCGATCTCCCCAAAAACCTCACAACAAACAGCCGCAGCAGCAACCGGAACCTCCAAAACCCCAACCAACCGGCAAACCCCACGTCTTCGACATGACGCTGGAGACGCCCTCGTCCAAGAACCCCGTCCAGCTGTGCAGCGTCTGCGATCGGCACATCCTCGCCGGTCACCCCTACTGGAAGTGCACGGTTTGCGCGCGCAACGTCCACCGCAAGTGCCGCTCGGGGGCCGGTGAAGATTGCCGCGGCCACGACGGCGATCTGGACTCGCTCGCAAACGAGCTGGTCGAGCAGGGAGCGGGAGCCGGCACTAGCGATACGGAATCGCTGCAGGATCGGGCGAGTTTGGCGCCGTCCGAGCTGAGTACGGCCGAGGAGGGAGCGACTACGGCGGGTGGATTCGGGGTGAGCGTGGAGTACAAGACGATCACCGATGACGGGGAGGAGACGGAGGAGGGGTCGGAAGGGAACCAGTACGTAGGTGAGCTGCTGTTCAAGACGAAGCGCGTCGAGCCGAAGCTGACCATCAACGATGTGTACGACGTGAGCGAGAGTGTGGTGCTGTTGG GTTGCGAAAACGGTCTCTACTCGTACAACGTGGACACGAGCGATTTGGTTCCGATCAAGGGCATCACCAAGGTAAAGTCCTTCAGCATCTCGCAGCAGGTCCCGAAGGCCATCATCATCGGCAACGACGGTGAGTATCTGTACCAGTGCGATCTGCGGCACCTGCAGAGTCGTGCCCTGGCCGGTTCGTGTCTGTCGCCCAAGCTGGACACGTTCGTGCTGGATCTGTCCATTGCGAATCGAACCCACAGCGAGCGGTGGCACATGGTGCGCATGATGGACGAAATCCCCAGCCAGCAGCTTACCGATGCGATTGCCATTGCGGCCACTTCGTCGCGCATAGTGATCCTCAAGTTCGACACCACGCTGGGACGGTTCAAACCGGTGCGTGGACTCGACACGGTGCGACCGGTTTCGTCGGTTCTTTTCACCAAGCACACGGCCATCGTCAGTTCGGACAAGTTCTTCGAGATCGACTTGACCACGTTCGGAGCGGAGGAATTCCTGGACATGTCGGACGCAAGTCTACGGGACATTCGCTCGTGCACTCCGATGGCCGCGTTCAAGATCAACAGCCAGGAGTTTTTGCTGTGCTTCAAGGAGGTCGGCATCTTCGTGGACGAGTTCGGCAACCGGTCACGACCGGACAACATCAACTGGATGCAGGAACCAACCGACTTCAAGTACCGCGATTCGTGCCTATTTCTTGCCCATTCCGATTGCGTCCAGGTGATGTACGTTAGCAAATCGTACACCAAGGAACTGGAGCGCAAGGAAGCCGCCGAAGAACGGCGTGCCTTCATCAATCTGAACGCGCCACGCCTGTTGGCATTCCAGGACTTTGCGCGAACCTGTGTCTACGTCAGCTGCGAGTATCGCGGTTCCAAGGAACAGGAAATCATCAAGCTGGACGGATACAAGGCACTGCAGAGTACTTCGCCCAACGGGATTAGCAACTCGATGGAGACGCTGTCCAGCCTGGCCAGCTATCCGACCACGGTGACGCAGAGCAACGAAACGTTAGACGGGTTGGGAAAGGCCGTTTGA
- the LOC128093279 gene encoding histone-lysine N-methyltransferase SETD1B isoform X2 codes for MIDDDEDDFEGYFLRPANEYNIKEKIKLANQESFAIPTPPSPKFLAGERRVTFRDQLVDYEPDDYSAGEEEEPDENGGSGSGNFRAVNGVLLEESESSPELNDRSQSKATNGAMDEVDEDIIEELSINDATEEEIESRVRTTVEDDDDPGEEDYEQGEEDEEEVEPDGEDGELEEEVTESSLDTEIHNPETLSEDSSSPTKARASGEGSGSGEGQEVNYSEDSQGDEDNSEERAILKEQLMRESLSYDQEDATEDQDEDQDGRDSPVPSHLKNRSAKCQRQCCRHKQKIVNERLPYYNGYHSEYGLSKKELDLKQKRVEAKKKRFQERHQKKVEQQQIKAQTNEEAFATWLNKKLKSSINKYQNMYDYKGKKHKRRVSNDDSIMGVTVN; via the exons TTCTTCGACCGGCCAACGAGTACAACATCAAGGAGAAGATCAAACTAGCCAACCAGGAGTCGTTTGCCATTCCGACGCCACCGTCGCCCAAGTTTCTGGCCGGCGAGCGACGGGTCACGTTTCGCGATCAGCTCGTCGATTACGAACCGGACGATTACAGCGCTGGGGAGGAGGAGGAACCGGACGAAAACGGCGGTAGTGGCAGCGGGAACTTCCGGGCAGTTAACG GCGTTCTCCTCGAAGAGTCGGAATCGTCACCGGAGTTGAACGACCGGTCACAAAGTAAAGCCACCAACGGCGCCATGGACGAGGTGGACGAGGACATCATCGAGGAGCTGAGCATAAACGATGCCACGGAGGAGGAGATCGAATCACGTGTCCGGACGACTGTCGAGGACGATGACGATCCAGGAGAGGAAGACTACGAGCAGGGTGAGGAAGACGAAGAAGAGGTGGAACCGGACGGTGAGGATGGAGAGTTGGAGGAGGAAGTGACCGAGTCGAGTTTGGACACGGAAATCCATAATCCGGAAACGTTGAGTGAGGACAGCAGCAGTCCGACCAAGGCCAGAGCAAGCGGGGAGGGTTCCGGATCTGGGGAGGGGCAGGAGGTTAACTATTCGGAGGATTCGCAGGGCGACGAGGACAATTCGGAGGAACGGGCCATCTTGAAGGAGCAACTCATGAGGGAATCGCTGTCGTACGATCAGGAAGACGCCACGGAAGATCAGGACGAGGATCAAGATGGACGGGACAGTCCGGTGCCGAGTCATCTGAAGAATCGATCGGCCAAGTGCCAGCGGCAGTGTTGTCGGCACAAGCAGAAGATCGTGAACGAACGGTTGCCGTACTACAACGGGTACCACTCGGAGTATGGTCTTTCGAAGAAAGAACTGGACTTGAAACAGAAGCGAGTCGAGGCGAAGAAGAAGCGCTTCCAGGAGCGTCACCAGAAGAAGGTCGAGCAGCAGCAGATTAAGGCGCAAACCAACGAGGAAGCGTTCGCCACGTGGCTGAACAAAAAGCTGAAGAGTTCGATCAATAAGTACCAGAACATGTACGATTACAAGGGAAAGAAGCATAAAAGGAGAGTCTCGAACGATGACAGCATTATGGGAGTTACagtaaattga
- the LOC120412623 gene encoding transmembrane protein 134 isoform X2, whose translation MMNSTGSGRGLGGAGSGAGKEPSKRFSIHDAFEEETDEVIKVYGSTVISTPMRAKARSPDDVSIRVHHDQRDSDSLIQEYGNLSGTGEHYSYCWRHPKVRENWRTVLAAVTLLVIGTGLIAMGAYAIAEPHNGSQAAVFFVAGFICFVPGAYHVVYIWLAARGYRGFDFYHLPLFT comes from the exons ATGATGAACTCCACTGGAAGTGGCCGTGGGCTAGGCGGTGCCGGAAGTGGCGCAGGCAAGGAACCATCGAAGCGCTTCTCGATCCACGACGCGTTCGAGGAGGAGACGGACGAGGTCATTAAGGTGTACGGTTCCACGGTGATATCGACGCCGATGCGGGCCAAGGCGAGGTCACCGGATGATGTTTCCATTCGGGTGCATCATGACCAGCG GGACAGCGACTCGTTGATCCAGGAGTACGGCAACCTGTCCGGCACCGGCGAACACTACAGCTACTGCTGGCGCCACCCGAAGGTGCGGGAAAACTGGCGAACCGTGCTGGCCGCGGTCACGCTGCTCGTCATCGGAACCGGACTGATCGCGATGGGCGCGTACGCCATTGCCGAGCCCCACAACGGATCGCAGGCGGCCGTGTTCTTCGTGGCAGGATTCATCTGCTTCGTGCCGGGGGCGTACCACGTGGTGTATATCTGGCTGGCGGCCCGCGGATACCGGGGCTTTGACTTTTACCATCTGCCACTGTTTACGTAA
- the LOC120412623 gene encoding transmembrane protein 134 isoform X1: MMNSTGSGRGLGGAGSGAGKEPSKRFSIHDAFEEETDEVIKVYGSTVISTPMRAKARSPDDVSIRVHHDQRTSLKYTDDTTSRDSDSLIQEYGNLSGTGEHYSYCWRHPKVRENWRTVLAAVTLLVIGTGLIAMGAYAIAEPHNGSQAAVFFVAGFICFVPGAYHVVYIWLAARGYRGFDFYHLPLFT; encoded by the exons ATGATGAACTCCACTGGAAGTGGCCGTGGGCTAGGCGGTGCCGGAAGTGGCGCAGGCAAGGAACCATCGAAGCGCTTCTCGATCCACGACGCGTTCGAGGAGGAGACGGACGAGGTCATTAAGGTGTACGGTTCCACGGTGATATCGACGCCGATGCGGGCCAAGGCGAGGTCACCGGATGATGTTTCCATTCGGGTGCATCATGACCAGCG GACCAGTCTAAAGTACACCGATGATACCACCTCCAGGGACAGCGACTCGTTGATCCAGGAGTACGGCAACCTGTCCGGCACCGGCGAACACTACAGCTACTGCTGGCGCCACCCGAAGGTGCGGGAAAACTGGCGAACCGTGCTGGCCGCGGTCACGCTGCTCGTCATCGGAACCGGACTGATCGCGATGGGCGCGTACGCCATTGCCGAGCCCCACAACGGATCGCAGGCGGCCGTGTTCTTCGTGGCAGGATTCATCTGCTTCGTGCCGGGGGCGTACCACGTGGTGTATATCTGGCTGGCGGCCCGCGGATACCGGGGCTTTGACTTTTACCATCTGCCACTGTTTACGTAA
- the LOC128093279 gene encoding uncharacterized protein LOC128093279 isoform X1 — translation MIDDDEDDFEGYFLRPANEYNIKEKIKLANQESFAIPTPPSPKFLAGERRVTFRDQLVDYEPDDYSAGEEEEPDENGGSGSGNFRAVNGYMRQRLHLRQLFSCVSGVLLEESESSPELNDRSQSKATNGAMDEVDEDIIEELSINDATEEEIESRVRTTVEDDDDPGEEDYEQGEEDEEEVEPDGEDGELEEEVTESSLDTEIHNPETLSEDSSSPTKARASGEGSGSGEGQEVNYSEDSQGDEDNSEERAILKEQLMRESLSYDQEDATEDQDEDQDGRDSPVPSHLKNRSAKCQRQCCRHKQKIVNERLPYYNGYHSEYGLSKKELDLKQKRVEAKKKRFQERHQKKVEQQQIKAQTNEEAFATWLNKKLKSSINKYQNMYDYKGKKHKRRVSNDDSIMGVTVN, via the exons TTCTTCGACCGGCCAACGAGTACAACATCAAGGAGAAGATCAAACTAGCCAACCAGGAGTCGTTTGCCATTCCGACGCCACCGTCGCCCAAGTTTCTGGCCGGCGAGCGACGGGTCACGTTTCGCGATCAGCTCGTCGATTACGAACCGGACGATTACAGCGCTGGGGAGGAGGAGGAACCGGACGAAAACGGCGGTAGTGGCAGCGGGAACTTCCGGGCAGTTAACG GATATATGAGACAACGTTTACATTTGAGACAATTGTTTAGCTGCGTTTCCG GCGTTCTCCTCGAAGAGTCGGAATCGTCACCGGAGTTGAACGACCGGTCACAAAGTAAAGCCACCAACGGCGCCATGGACGAGGTGGACGAGGACATCATCGAGGAGCTGAGCATAAACGATGCCACGGAGGAGGAGATCGAATCACGTGTCCGGACGACTGTCGAGGACGATGACGATCCAGGAGAGGAAGACTACGAGCAGGGTGAGGAAGACGAAGAAGAGGTGGAACCGGACGGTGAGGATGGAGAGTTGGAGGAGGAAGTGACCGAGTCGAGTTTGGACACGGAAATCCATAATCCGGAAACGTTGAGTGAGGACAGCAGCAGTCCGACCAAGGCCAGAGCAAGCGGGGAGGGTTCCGGATCTGGGGAGGGGCAGGAGGTTAACTATTCGGAGGATTCGCAGGGCGACGAGGACAATTCGGAGGAACGGGCCATCTTGAAGGAGCAACTCATGAGGGAATCGCTGTCGTACGATCAGGAAGACGCCACGGAAGATCAGGACGAGGATCAAGATGGACGGGACAGTCCGGTGCCGAGTCATCTGAAGAATCGATCGGCCAAGTGCCAGCGGCAGTGTTGTCGGCACAAGCAGAAGATCGTGAACGAACGGTTGCCGTACTACAACGGGTACCACTCGGAGTATGGTCTTTCGAAGAAAGAACTGGACTTGAAACAGAAGCGAGTCGAGGCGAAGAAGAAGCGCTTCCAGGAGCGTCACCAGAAGAAGGTCGAGCAGCAGCAGATTAAGGCGCAAACCAACGAGGAAGCGTTCGCCACGTGGCTGAACAAAAAGCTGAAGAGTTCGATCAATAAGTACCAGAACATGTACGATTACAAGGGAAAGAAGCATAAAAGGAGAGTCTCGAACGATGACAGCATTATGGGAGTTACagtaaattga